A window of the Pseudobacteriovorax antillogorgiicola genome harbors these coding sequences:
- a CDS encoding GNAT family N-acetyltransferase — MAIACPQTESHIALRNQLLQNALRPEPLPFKIQSEYPIVLGEKGTEFSHCLFHDDRIVAHANLWPRDLMDSLGQRVAKVGLIGNVATDESYRGQGFMKQLFQSLESKAILADLEALILWSDLSLFYQKLGFQSLSQEWHHQFDLRHRRGAGNFRLIPSDEIHLVDPTTLLAIRTSTRYTLHRSPNEFLEMLHIPNLDLCLEYGIHNEVIAYCITGKGYDMIGVIHEWGAPSIDHLVNMIRFVQESFKFPEIILLSPGTLAKSRRKQLDARATKTVKGPMGLVKLLKPSKSIELALDQCFIWGLDSI; from the coding sequence ATGGCCATTGCTTGCCCTCAAACTGAGTCCCACATTGCGCTGCGCAACCAGCTCCTACAAAATGCTCTGCGCCCAGAGCCTTTGCCATTTAAGATTCAATCTGAATATCCGATCGTATTAGGAGAAAAGGGGACAGAGTTTAGCCATTGTCTGTTCCACGATGATCGGATTGTGGCCCATGCGAATCTGTGGCCACGAGACCTCATGGATAGCCTAGGTCAACGAGTCGCAAAAGTAGGACTCATTGGGAACGTTGCCACCGACGAATCCTATCGTGGCCAAGGCTTCATGAAGCAACTCTTTCAATCACTTGAGTCGAAAGCCATCCTAGCCGACTTGGAAGCTCTAATTTTATGGAGCGATCTGAGTCTATTCTATCAAAAACTAGGTTTTCAGTCACTATCACAGGAATGGCATCACCAGTTCGATCTTCGGCATCGTCGCGGGGCAGGCAATTTTAGACTGATTCCTTCTGATGAAATTCATCTCGTTGACCCAACGACGCTCCTTGCCATCCGCACCTCAACTCGCTACACCCTTCATCGTAGCCCCAACGAATTTTTAGAAATGTTACATATTCCAAATCTTGATCTTTGTCTTGAATATGGGATTCACAATGAAGTGATTGCCTACTGTATCACTGGCAAAGGGTACGATATGATTGGTGTGATCCATGAATGGGGTGCCCCAAGCATTGATCACCTTGTGAACATGATTCGCTTTGTTCAGGAGAGCTTTAAGTTTCCTGAGATAATTTTACTGTCTCCTGGCACCCTAGCCAAAAGCCGACGCAAGCAGCTCGATGCTCGCGCCACCAAAACGGTGAAGGGGCCGATGGGGCTGGTTAAGCTCTTAAAGCCATCCAAGTCCATCGAGCTGGCCTTGGATCAGTGTTTTATATGGGGTCTTGATTCGATTTAG